One genomic region from Colletotrichum lupini chromosome 7, complete sequence encodes:
- a CDS encoding SH3 domain-containing protein, whose translation MTTLLSQSSSPATSPPAAASPSTNPNHPSLPPLITSPPSRRSTAPRPMSHASKNRLSQYSTGSVPSRSRPPSHIFPMFPSSLSYTLVRDFAYPIMHPMHYGPPPEPSHPASGLSTPLSESRRLSDPPAAWETKMTWNTGSWGPEGFGKAHDLPPMEFRDGPPWSEDEDLASPVVSSRHRKHKSSAAALGGTAAAGLRNSRDAGNDMLHPAHYEQRERGYYVGTSGDGSERYYLNQGGEANGPGGEYVTYPPGDARHSSHAYQLGDLPPRQYAEQETYSDASSSASSPGFRGDDQSRYSRDYQFTITSPDEEMHGKAVALFDFERENENELPLLEGQIIWVSYRHGQGWLVAEDPKTQESGLVPEEYVRLLRDIEGGMNSLTGNLGEGSTSPNDVGTPTQAEHHPQGHTPTGSQSSSNGYHQPVVSTFSTSSKDLDPYPTQQLGLQSGQPPPQVVHYHGQRGGSQANTPTLASHQDIGMMRRGSQDTGAKKTDSQVSPLTEAITESKLVDRSSTPKATNPTEKPADPDAMDTER comes from the coding sequence ATGACCACACTCTTGTCCCAGAGCTCCTCGCCCGCGACATCCCCACCTGCAGCTGCTTCTCCCTCCACCAACCCGAATCACCCCTCACTACCGCCACTAATAACATCACCACCCAGCCGTCGCTCGACCGCACCGAGACCAATGTCGCACGCTTCCAAAAATCGCTTGTCGCAATACTCGACGGGCTCAGTCCCCTCGCGTTCGCGACCGCCTTCTCACATATTTCCAATGTTTCCCTCGAGTCTCTCCTACACCCTGGTGCGCGATTTCGCATATCCAATTATGCATCCCATGCACTATGGTCCCCCGCCAGAGCCGTCGCATCCTGCTTCTGGCCTCAGCACTCCCCTCAGCGAATCTCGTCGTCTATCCGATCCTCCCGCTGCCTGGGAAACGAAAATGACCTGGAATACTGGCTCCTGGGGTCCAGAGGGCTTCGGCAAGGCCCACGACCTGCCACCCATGGAATTCCGGGATGGCCCACCCTGGAGTGAGGATGAGGATTTGGCGAGCCCTGTTGTCAGCTCCAGGCACCGAAAGCACAAATCTTCCGCAGCAGCCCTTGGCGGCACCGCAGCCGCAGGGCTGAGAAATTCTCGCGACGCGGGCAACGATATGCTGCACCCAGCACACTACGAACAACGGGAACGCGGTTACTACGTCGGAACGAGTGGTGATGGCAGCGAACGGTATTACCTCAACCAAGGAGGTGAAGCGAATGGACCCGGCGGAGAATATGTCACCTACCCTCCCGGCGATGCACGGCATTCCAGCCACGCATACCAGCTAGGTGACCTGCCCCCACGGCAGTACGCCGAGCAGGAGACATATTCGGATGCTTCAAGCTCCGCATCCTCTCCAGGTTTCCGCGGCGATGACCAGTCACGATATTCCCGGGATTACCAGTTCACCATCACGTCGCCCGACGAAGAAATGCACGGCAAAGCTGTCGCGCTTTTTGACTTTGAAAGAGAGAACGAAAACGAATTGCCATTACTGGAAGGTCAAATCATATGGGTTTCCTACCGCCACGGCCAAGGCTGGCTAGTAGCCGAAGACCCGAAGACTCAGGAAAGCGGACTCGTCCCTGAGGAATACGTTCGTCTGCTGCGAGATATCGAAGGCGGAATGAATAGTCTGACCGGTAATCTTGGCGAGGGCTCTACGTCCCCCAATGATGTTGGAACACCGACGCAAGCAGAGCACCACCCACAAGGTCATACACCGACCGGAAGCCAGTCCTCTTCCAACGGATACCACCAGCCCGTGGTCTCGACGTTCTCTACGTCCAGCAAGGACTTGGACCCGTACCCTACACAGCAGCTTGGCCTTCAATCCGGCCAACCTCCTCCGCAAGTGGTGCATTACCACGGCCAAAGAGGTGGTAGCCAGGCCAACACGCCAACTCTAGCTTCGCACCAGGATATCGGCATGATGCGCCGAGGCAGTCAGGACACTGGGGCGAAGAAGACGGATTCCCAAGTGAGCCCCTTGACGGAGGCGATCACAGAGAGCAAGCTAGTCGACCGATCTAGCACACCCAAAGCAACAAACCCCACCGAGAAACCCGCAGACCCCGACGCCATGGACACTGAGCGGTGA
- a CDS encoding PA domain-containing protein: MALEKRFDDKMSNERTPLITNVYIGAPRRRYPNHVLRRFCTVALSSILIFWSIFFVVALFIDEPPRHHGHHHHGWSWTNSVDSVPITHEEVQKILFEVPSSEKAEEWSRYYTAGPHLAGQNYSQAAWTKEKWESWGVQSEIVSYDVYLNYPIDHSLSLLSKTKEEESTWTVEFKAALEEDVLEEDPSSGLEDRVPTFHGYSASGNVTGSFVFVNYGTYQDYEDLVKANVSLEGKIVIAKYGGIFRGLKIKRAQELGAIGALLYSDPGDDGKVTEENGYEAYPNGPARHPSAVQRGSAQFLSQRPGDPSTPGYPSKPGAPRAPVDDATPSIPSIPISYADALPILKALNGHGPSVKDFNKYWNRNLGLKYKGVEYNIGPTPDNVVLNLYNEQNYTTTPLWNVIGIVNGTIPNEVVVVGNHRDAWIAGGAGDPNSGSAVLNEVIRGVGVALASGWKPTRTIVFASWDGEEYSLIGSTEWVEEYLPWLTEASVAYVNVDVGVRGPNFNPSAAPLLHRVLREVTQLVPSPNQTVPGQTVADVWDGRISTMGSGSDFTAFQDFAGIPSLDFGFGGENGDVVYQYHSNYDSFHWMKEFGDPGFVYHRTMAQILGLVVAELANVPVIRFNATDYADALTGYVDQVEAKLTATIEDVDSDEDALFRMRATVAVADADAKGSLSQFRTSLQILRTSIAALREKTVVLDTKAGEVDWELKYGSIPWWNLYRKIKLALAFVWVNRSYKGFERNFLYPGGLDGRTWFKHVVFAPGLWTGYSGAVFPGLQESIDAKDFNNALKWTGIINECIASATKSL; this comes from the exons ATGGCGCTAGA AAAGCGTTTCGACGACAAAATGTCTAATGAGCGGACGCCGCTTATCACCAATGTCTACATTGGTGCGCCGCGCCGCAGGTACCCGAACCACGTCCTGCGCCGGTTCTGCACCGTTGCACTCTCTTCCATCCTTATTTTCTGGTCCATCTTCTTCGTAGTTGCGCTCTTCATTGATGAGCCTCCTCGTCACCACGGTCACCACCATCACGGCTGGTCCTGGACGAACAGCGTCGACAGTGTCCCCATTACCCACGAGGAAGTGCAAAAGATCCTCTTTGAGGTACCCTCATCCGAAAAGGCCGAGGAATGGAGCAGGTATTACACTGCCGGTCCCCATCTGGCGGGCCAGAACTACTCTCAG GCCGCATGGACGAAGGAAAAGTGGGAGTCGTGGGGTGTGCAATCCGAAATCGTGTCGTACGACGTCTACCTGAACTACCCCATCGACCATAGTCTCTCCCTTCTGTCCAAGACCAAGGAAGAAGAGTCTACTTGGACGGTAGAGTTCAAGGCTGCTCTCGAGGAGGACGTCCTCGAAGAAGACCCCTCTTCCGGCTTGGAGGACAGAGTTCCGACTTTCCACGGCTACTCCGCCAGTGGTAACGTCACCGGATCTTTCGTCTTTGTCAACTACGGCACGTACCAGGACTACGAAGACCTCGTCAAGGCCAACGTCAGCCTCGAGGGCAAAATCGTCATTGCAAAGTACGGCGGCATCTTCCGCGGCCTCAAGATCAAGCGCGCCCAGGAGCTGGGTGCCATCGGTGCTCTTCTCTACAGCGACCCCGGCGATGATGGCAAGGTGACCGAGGAGAACGGATACGAGGCGTACCCCAACGGCCCTGCCCGTCACCCGAGCGCCGTTCAGCGCGGAAGCGCCCAGTTCCTCTCCCAGCGCCCCGGTGACCCGTCCACTCCTGGGTACCCCTCCAAGCCAGGCGCGCCGCGTGCTCCCGTCGATGATGCTACGCCTTCCATCCCCTCCATTCCGATCTCTTACGCTGATGCCCTCCCCATTCTCAAGGCTCTCAACGGCCACGGCCCCTCCGTCAAGGACTTCAACAAGTACTGGAACAGGAATCTCGGACTCAAGTACAAGGGCGTTGAGTACAACATTGGTCCCACTCCCGATAACGTGGTCCTGAACCTCTACAACGAACAAAACTACACCACCACACCACTGTGGAACGTGATCGGTATCGTCAACGGTACCATCCCCAACgaggtcgtcgtcgtcggaaACCACCGCGACGCCTGGATCGCGGGTGGCGCCGGCGATCCCAACAGCGGCTCCGCCGTTCTCAACGAAGTCATCCGCGGCGTCGGCGTCGCCCTCGCCAGCGGCTGGAAACCCACCCGCACTATCGTTTTCGCCAGCTGGGACGGCGAAGAGTACTCTCTGATCGGCAGCACCGAGTGGGTGGAGGAGTACCTACCCTGGCTCACCGAAGCGTCCGTCGCCTACGTCAACGTCGACGTCGGCGTCCGCGGCCCCAACTTCAACCCCTCCGCCGCGCCCCTCCTCCACCGCGTCCTCCGCGAGGTCACCCAGCTCGTCCCCTCACCGAACCAGACCGTCCCGGGCCAGACCGTCGCCGACGTCTGGGACGGCCGCATCAGCACCATGGGCTCCGGCTCCGACTTCACCGCCTTCCAGGATTTCGCGGGCATCCCCTCCCTCGACTTCGGCTTCGGCGGCGAGAACGGCGACGTCGTTTATCAGTACCACTCCAACTACGACTCCTTTCACTGGATGAAGGAATTCGGCGACCCAGGCTTCGTCTACCACCGCACGATGGCCCAGATCCTCGGCCTCGTCGTCGCAGAGCTCGCCAACGTGCCCGTCATCCGCTTCAACGCCACCGACTACGCCGACGCGCTGACGGGCTACGTCGACCAAGTCGAGGCCAAGCTCACCGCTACCATCGAGGACGTAGACTCCGACGAGGACGCGCTCTTCCGCATGCGCGCCAccgtcgccgtcgccgaCGCGGACGCAAAGGGCTCCCTCTCGCAGTTCCGCACCTCGCTCCAGATCCTCCGCACCTCCATCGCTGCCCTGCGCGAGAAGACGGTGGTGCTCGACACAAAGGCCGGCGAGGTCGACTGGGAGCTCAAGTACGGCAGCATCCCCTGGTGGAACCTCTACCGCAAGATCAAGCTCGCCCTGGCCTTCGTCTGGGTCAACAGGTCTTACAAGGGCTTCGAGCGCAACTTTTTGTACCCCGGCGGCCTGGACGGCCGGACCTGGTTCAAGCACGTTGTGTTTGCGCCTGGTTTGTGGACTGGGTATTCTGGAG CCGTCTTCCCTGGCCTCCAGGAGAGCATCGATGCCAAGGACTTCAACAACGCTCTCAAGTGGACCGGCATCATCAACGAGTGCATCGCCTCCGCCACCAAGAGTCTCTGA
- a CDS encoding RNase P subunit p30 → MLYDLNIPWSPTTSPADLARTISFASSLGYTVLALNHTITPPIPSQITNPLPKFPSHSTTATPPPPTGTPSQPSQQQQQNKQPTILHRATVTLSDPSQNYRLPTLALAYDILAVRPTTEKAFQAACLSMAEPSLISLDLTQHFPFHFRPKPLMAAVARGVKFEVCYAQVLASSPSTSSSASGGGIGPPPDARARATFISNFASLVRATKGRGIVVSSEARGALGLRAPNDVVNLLAVWGLGSERGTEALGVNPRGVVVNEGIKRSGFRGVVNVLEVGGRESDVKKNQQQGQGQQQGKKGKKQQGGGAGGGGGGGDKGNAQKRKTPDEGGDGAQPTVSKRQAKKLRLALKEQEKEAS, encoded by the coding sequence ATGCTCTACGACCTCAACATCCCGTGGTCCCCAACCACATCCCCCGCCGACCTCGCCCGCACAATCTCCTTCGCCTCCTCCCTAGGCTACACAGTCCTCGCCCTCAACCACACAATAACGCCCCCGATCCCCTCGCAAATCACAAACCCCCTACCAAAGTTCCCATCACACTCAACAACAgcaacaccaccaccgccaacAGGGACCCCATCACAACCCtcccaacaacaacaacaaaacAAACAACCAACAATCCTCCACCGCGCAACAGTAACCCTCTCAGACCCCTCCCAAAACTACCGCCTCCCAACCCTCGCCCTAGCCTACGACATCCTCGCCGTCCGGCCCACCACAGAAAAGGCCTTCCAGGCAGCCTGCCTCTCCATGGCCGAGCCCTCCCTCATCTCCCTCGACCTGACGCAGCACTTCCCCTTCCACTTCCGCCCGAAACCCCTCATGGCCGCCGTCGCCCGCGGCGTCAAGTTCGAAGTCTGCTACGCCCAGGTCCTCGCTTCTTCTCCGTCTACCTCTTCTTCCGCCTCTGGCGGAGGCATCGGCCCCCCGCCCGACGCGAGAGCCCGCGCGACGTTCATCTCAAACTTTGCCTCCCTCGTCCGCGCGACAAAGGGCCGCGGCATCGTCGTCTCCAGCGAGGCGCGCGGCGCGCTGGGGTTGAGGGCGCCCAACGACGTGGTCAACTTGCTCGCCGTGTGGGGTTTGGGCAGCGAAAGGGGCACCGAGGCGTTGGGGGTTAACCCGCGCGGCGTCGTGGTCAACGAAGGGATCAAGAGGAGCGGATTCCGGGGCGTCGTGAACGTGCTCGAGGTCGGAGGGCGGGAGAGCGATGTGAAGAAGAATCAGCAGCAGGGGCAGGGGCAGCAGCAGGGgaagaagggcaagaagCAACAAGGCGGCGGTgcaggtggtggtggtggtggtggtgacaaGGGCAATGCGCAGAAGCGCAAGACGCCTGATGAGGGTGGTGATGGCGCGCAACCTACAGTTAGCAAGAGGCAGGCAAAGAAGCTGAGGTTAGCTCTCAAGGAACAGGAAAAGGAGGCTTCATAG
- a CDS encoding oxidoreductase NAD-binding domain-containing protein, which produces MFARTAFRVAQPLKLQARRYATEPAAKGSSSNTALYAGGAAAVAGGAYYFLAGGSSGAAQKAEAKVKEAVGAAPKKALTGGDQGFVSLKLEDSEIINHNTKKLRFKLPEDDMVSGLDVASAILTKYKGPEDEKATLRPYTPTSDEDAKGYLELIVKKYPNGPMSTHMHDMTPGQRLDFKGPLPKYAWSPNKHEHIALVAGGTGITPMYQLARAIFNNPEDKTKVTLVFGNVTEEDILLKKELAELENTYPQRFRAFYVLDKPPKEWSGNKGFISKELLKQVLPEPKSENIKVFVCGPPGLMNAVSGNKKSPKDQGELVGTLKELGYSPEQVYKF; this is translated from the exons ATGTTTGCCAGAACCGCCTTCAGGGTTGCGCAGCCCCTCAAGCTG CAAGCCCGTCGCTACGCCACCGAGCCCGCCGCCAAGGGCAGCAGCTCCAACACGGCGCTCTATGCCGGCGGCGCGGCCGCCGTCGCGGGTGGCGCCTACTACTTCCTTGCGGGAGGCTCCTCGGGCGCGGCGCAAAAGGCCGAGGCCAAGGTCAAGGAGGCCGTCGGCGCGGCGCCCAAGAAGGCGCTCACGGGCGGCGACCAGGGCTTCGTGTCCCTGAAGCTCGAGGACTCTGAGATCATCAACCACAACACCAAGAAGCTGCGCTTCAAGCTGCCCGAGGACGACATGGTTTCTGGTCTCGACGTCGCGAGCGCCATCTTGACCAAGTACAAGGGTCCCGAGGACGAGAAGGCTACGTTGAGGCCTTATACTCCTACCAGCGATGAGG ACGCCAAGGGCTACCTCGAGCTCATCGTCAAGAAGTACCCCAACGGCCCCATGTCGACGCACATGCACGACATGACCCCCGGCCAGCGCCTCGACTTCAAGGGACCCCTCCCCAAGTACGCCTGGTCCCCCAACAAGCACGAGCACATCGCCCTCGTCGCCGGCGGCACGGGCATCACGCCCATGTACCAGCTCGCGCGCGCCATCTTCAACAACCCCGAGGACAAGACCAAGGTGACGCTCGTGTTCGGCAACGTGACGGAGGAGGACATCCTGCTCAAGAAGGAGCTCGCCGAGCTCGAGAACACGTACCCGCAGCGCTTCCGCGCCTTTTACGTGCTCGACAAGCCGCCCAAGGAGTGGAGCGGCAACAAGGGCTTCATCAGCAAGGAGCTGCTGAAGCAGGTCCTCCCCGAGCCCAAGAGCGAGAACATCAAGGTGTTCGTGTGCGGCCCCCCCGGGCTGATGAATGCTGTTTCTGGTAACAAGAAGAGCCCCAAGGACCAGGGCGAGCTTGTCGGCACCCTCAAGGAGTTGGGGTACTCTCCTGAGCAGGTCTACAAGTTCTAG
- a CDS encoding glutathione-dependent formaldehyde-activating enzyme, with the protein MGVYARPTASGATLYCYFCRNCGTRLIHATPDKNVVSVKGGCIDGLDWKTAVHIWTKNAMVPIPEGAENHSEEAEYTDYGDQQEALDQPTDLRGSGGTLADAVSVDGRCELSGTTLKAIVH; encoded by the exons ATGGGTGTCTACGC GAGGCCAACTGCGTCCGGCGCTACGCTCTACTG TTACTTTTGCCGCAACTGCGGAACCAGACTAATCCACGCAACACCG GATAAGAACGTCGTCTCCGTAAAGGGCGGCTGCATCGACGGCTTGGACTGGAAGACGGCCGTCCACATCTGGACTAAGAACGCCATGGTGCCGATCCCCGAAGGCGCGGAGAACCACAGCGAGGAAGCAGAGTATACCGACTACGGCGACCAGCAAGAGGCACTGGATCAGCCGACGGACCTGCGCGGTAGCGGAGGCACGCTGGCAGATGCGGTATCGGTTGACGGGCGGTGTGAGCTGAGCGGGACGACGCTGAAGGCCATTGTTCACTGA
- a CDS encoding RNA polymerase II subunit A domain phosphatase SSU72, translating to MEVANGTTGAAAAANAGANSTAPPANGGDAAAAAASSSDFKLKFCTVCASNQNRSMVSHLRLAQANYPVISFGTGSLVRLPGPSITQPNVYQFNKTSYDSIFKELESKDTRLYRANGVLNMVDRNRHVKWGPERWQDWQVGMPRLTHAEDRGSVGVEGGVVDVVITCEERCWDAVIDDLMNRGSPLNRPVHVINVDIKDNHEEASVGGRAILDLANALNAAATEEREAVGAAAFDGGSAAGRASFDERVPDILAAWQDRWPHLPAPRDQEASYSDEKLPTQQLKMAKCGLKETLQYLQYLQTLFVRRTRYMAVIDELDVGTEHIVLALRRGTEAIAELEEQKRRENLGRCGSASEL from the exons ATGGAGGTCGCAAATGGCACCACCGGCGCCGCAGCAGCCGCAAATGCTGGAGCGAACTCGACGGCACCTCCTGCGAACGGCGGCGATGCTGCGGCCGCTGCTGCTTCTTCAAGCGACTTCAAGCTCAAGTTCTGTACGGTGTGCGCGAGTAACCAAAATAG ATCAATGGTCTCCCACCTCCGCCTCGCCCAAGCAAACTACCCCGTAATCTCCTTCGGCACAGGCTCCCTCGTCCGCCTCCCCGGTCCCTCGATAACCCAGCCAAACGTCTACCAATTCAACAAGACCTCGTACGACTCCATCTTCAAAGAGCTCGAGTCCAAAGACACGCGCCTCTACCGCGCAAACGGCGTCCTCAACATGGTCGACCGCAACCGCCACGTCAAGTGGGGGCCCGAACGCTGGCAGGACTGGCAGGTCGGCATGCCGCGCCTCACCCACGCCGAAGACCGCGGCAGCGTCGGCGTCGAGGGCGGCGTCGTCGATGTCGTGATTACCTGCGAGGAGCGCTGCTGGGACGCCGTGATCGACGACCTCATGAACCGCGGGAGTCCGCTGAACAGGCCCGTCCACGTGATCAATGTCGATATCAAGGATAACCACGAGGAGGCCAGCGTCGGCGGGCGCGCGATTCTGGACCTGGCGAACGCGTTGAATGCCGCGGCGACCGAGGAGCGCGAGGCTGTCGGGGCGGCGGCGTTTGATGGCGGGAGCGCGGCGGGCAGGGCGAGCTTTGATGAGAGGGTCCCGGATATCTTGGCTGCGTGGCAGGATCGGTGGCCTCACTTGCCTGCT CCGCGGGACCAAGAGGCGTCCTACAGTGACGAGAAGCTCCCGACTCAACAACTCAAGATGGCGAAGTGCGGGTTGAAGGAGACGCTACAGTATCTACAGTACCTACAAACATTGTTTGTCCG ACGAACAAGGTATATGGCAGTCATTGACGAGTTGGACGTGGGAACTGAGCATATCGTTCTCGCGTTACGACGTGGAACGGAAGCCATAGCCGAGCTCGAAGAACAGAAGCGGCGAGAGAATCTTGGAAGATGCGGCTCCGCTAGCGAACTTTAA